One segment of Mycolicibacterium sp. YH-1 DNA contains the following:
- a CDS encoding enoyl-CoA hydratase/isomerase family protein, producing MTDSSSRPEKTDSSPRPETAALLTDDRDGVRTLTLNRPERKNALNAALWVELADALRAAKRETGIRALVLTGAGGAFCSGADISTPEDIHPRYKLDRLTDVALALHELAIPTVAKVTGIAVGAGWNLALGCDLVVATPESRFCQIFAKRGLSVDLGGSWLLPKLVGLQQAKRLVLLADMIDASEAHRLGLVTWVTPSDEIDAFVDDLAARLAAGPTFALAQSKALLNDGVNATLREALANEARAQPGNFATTDSAEAYAAFAAKRNVEFTGRWAVSPARGQERTDSGDESDRSEQR from the coding sequence ATGACCGATTCCTCCTCGCGTCCGGAGAAGACTGATTCCTCCCCGCGTCCGGAGACAGCGGCGCTGCTGACAGATGACCGGGACGGTGTGCGCACCCTGACGTTGAACCGGCCCGAGCGCAAGAACGCGCTCAACGCGGCGCTGTGGGTCGAGTTGGCCGACGCGTTGCGCGCCGCCAAGCGGGAGACCGGTATTCGCGCACTCGTGCTCACCGGGGCGGGTGGCGCGTTCTGCTCGGGTGCCGACATCTCGACACCCGAGGACATTCATCCCCGCTACAAGCTGGACCGGCTGACCGACGTCGCACTGGCCCTGCACGAACTCGCGATCCCCACCGTGGCCAAGGTGACCGGCATCGCCGTCGGCGCCGGCTGGAATCTGGCGCTGGGCTGCGACCTGGTGGTGGCGACCCCCGAATCGCGGTTCTGTCAGATCTTCGCCAAGCGAGGTCTGTCGGTTGACCTCGGCGGATCGTGGCTGCTGCCCAAGCTGGTCGGGCTACAGCAGGCGAAGCGACTGGTGTTGCTCGCCGACATGATCGATGCCTCCGAGGCGCACCGCCTCGGGCTGGTCACCTGGGTGACGCCGAGCGACGAGATCGACGCGTTCGTCGACGATCTCGCGGCGCGACTCGCCGCGGGACCGACGTTCGCGCTGGCGCAGAGCAAGGCGCTGCTCAACGACGGTGTCAACGCCACACTGCGCGAGGCGCTGGCGAACGAGGCCCGGGCCCAGCCGGGAAATTTCGCGACGACAGACTCTGCGGAGGCCTACGCGGCGTTCGCAGCGAAACGGAATGTGGAGTTCACTGGCCGGTGGGCGGTATCGCCGGCCAGGGGGCAGGAACGGACCGACTCGGGGGATGAGTCGGACAGATCGGAGCAGAGGTAA
- a CDS encoding CaiB/BaiF CoA transferase family protein → MPAGRSAATGGSSTAPLAGITIVAMEQAVAAPMCTRVLADFGARVIKVENPRGGDFARDYDDVVNGPGGLAAHFVWCNRGKESVTINTKSAAGMDLLHRLLDRADAFVSNLAPGATARLGISAADLAVRHPDVIPVEIDGYGPGGPISHKRAYDLLVQAEAGSCAVTGYPDMPAKPGPAMADFTTGLYAAISILALLVGRGGRPEGATAPSVELSLFDVMTDVMGYALTYTQHTGINQQPLGVSSPAVAPYGAFPTRDGQTVVLGTTNDREWQRVARDIIERPDLAEDPRFSTNSDRCAHRDVLDEAIGTWCAQHDLAHIQKVADDAGIGNSRYNLPSEVVVHPQLTARDRWRTVGTSKGEISALRPPPVISDYEQPMGAVPGLGEHTDAVLAELGLAVDEIAALRSEGAIGPVYS, encoded by the coding sequence ATGCCGGCGGGCAGGAGCGCTGCGACCGGGGGATCAAGCACAGCCCCTCTGGCTGGGATCACGATCGTCGCCATGGAGCAGGCCGTGGCCGCGCCGATGTGCACACGGGTGCTCGCCGACTTCGGGGCCCGCGTCATCAAGGTGGAGAACCCAAGAGGTGGGGACTTCGCCCGCGACTACGACGACGTGGTGAACGGACCCGGCGGGCTGGCGGCCCACTTCGTGTGGTGCAACCGCGGCAAGGAGTCAGTCACGATCAACACGAAATCGGCTGCCGGGATGGACCTGCTGCACCGACTGCTCGACCGCGCCGACGCCTTCGTGTCCAACCTCGCGCCGGGTGCGACCGCGCGGCTGGGGATTTCGGCTGCCGATCTTGCCGTCCGGCATCCCGATGTCATCCCGGTCGAGATCGACGGATACGGACCTGGCGGCCCGATATCGCACAAGCGTGCCTACGACCTACTCGTCCAGGCCGAGGCGGGATCGTGTGCCGTCACCGGATATCCCGACATGCCCGCCAAACCTGGGCCTGCGATGGCCGACTTCACCACAGGGCTGTACGCCGCGATCTCGATTCTGGCGCTGCTCGTCGGGCGCGGTGGCCGGCCCGAGGGCGCGACGGCGCCGTCGGTGGAGCTGAGCCTGTTCGACGTGATGACCGATGTCATGGGCTACGCATTGACCTACACCCAGCACACCGGAATCAACCAGCAGCCGCTCGGGGTGAGTTCACCGGCGGTCGCGCCATACGGCGCCTTTCCCACCCGCGACGGACAGACCGTCGTGCTCGGCACCACCAACGATCGTGAGTGGCAGCGGGTGGCCAGGGACATCATTGAGCGGCCCGACCTGGCCGAGGACCCCCGATTCAGCACCAACTCCGATCGCTGTGCGCACCGGGACGTGCTCGACGAGGCCATCGGAACATGGTGTGCCCAGCACGATCTCGCACACATCCAGAAGGTCGCCGACGATGCCGGAATCGGCAACTCCCGCTATAACCTGCCCAGCGAGGTCGTGGTGCACCCGCAGCTGACCGCTCGGGATCGCTGGCGCACGGTCGGCACGTCGAAGGGTGAGATCTCCGCACTTCGGCCGCCGCCGGTGATCAGTGATTACGAACAGCCCATGGGTGCGGTACCCGGGCTGGGCGAGCACACCGACGCGGTGCTGGCCGAACTCGGCCTCGCCGTCGACGAGATCGCGGCGCTGCGTTCCGAGGGTGCGATCGGGCCGGTCTACTCATGA